The Lycium barbarum isolate Lr01 chromosome 10, ASM1917538v2, whole genome shotgun sequence genome includes a region encoding these proteins:
- the LOC132613837 gene encoding uncharacterized protein LOC132613837 isoform X2, whose amino-acid sequence MMEMEFKRSTGVQIPVFGEWDKANELPITQYFESARQAGLVRHSVEDDLYVVHYQKPHFYAIPNPPHTKTKGDINKKKRCPEQKWTGKVEKARNESGPQRQYTTMKSAQRPTNAKPVDEDLYKIPPHLLPGYKKKRMFGFFSRCLAPPCKA is encoded by the exons ATGATGGAAATG GAGTTTAAAAGAAGTACTGGAGTGCAGATTCCAGTATTTGGAGAATGGGACAAGGCAAATGAGCTGCCAATCACCCAGTATTTTGAGTCTGCCAGACAAGCCGGATTGGTTCGCCATTCAGTTGAAGATGATCTTTATGTTGTTCATTACCAGAAACCTCACTTCTATGCCATCCCTAATCCTCCTCACACAAAG ACAAAGGGAGATATTAATAAGAAGAAGAGGTGTCCAGAGCAGAAATGGACAGGTAAAGTAGAGAAAGCAAGGAATGAAAGTGGGCCTCAAAGGCAGTACACAACAATGAAGTCGGCCCAACGGCCCACAAATGCTAAACCTGTGGATGAAGATCTTTACAAAATTCCTCCTCATCTCCTTCCTGGCTATAAGAAA AAGAGAATGTTTGGATTCTTCTCAAGATGCCTTGCTCCACCTTGCAAGGCATAG
- the LOC132613836 gene encoding U-box domain-containing protein 9-like isoform X2, with amino-acid sequence MISQWCLKHKIELPGPSHDEDQDIVTNADRDRLNSLLETLSSSNVPEQKKAAKEVRVLTKQMPSLRAVFGECSDAVNKLLSPLLSGNVNSHPDLQEDLITTVLNISIHDSNKKLVAENPIVIPLLIESLKFGTLETRRNSAATLFTLSALDSNKDIIGKAGAFKPLVELLDDGQPLAMKDAASAIFNLSIVHENKGKAVSEGTIKVIMKKIEDRILIDELLAILALLSTHHKAIEEMGELGAVFCLLSIIKEDTSDRNKENCIAILYTMCYNDRTKLKEIWIDESTNGTIANLAQSGTSRAKRKANGIIERLDRYLSLVHTA; translated from the coding sequence ATGATTTCACAGTGGTGCCTGAAGCACAAAATTGAGCTGCCCGGCCCTTCCCATGATGAGGACCAGGATATAGTCACAAATGCAGACCGAGATCGTTTAAATTCACTGCTTGAGACATTGTCCTCCAGTAATGTCCCGGAGCAGAAAAAGGCTGCAAAAGAAGTTCGGGTGCTGACTAAACAGATGCCATCTTTACGGGCTGTATTCGGGGAGTGCAGTGATGCTGTTAACAAATTGCTAAGTCCTCTCTTGTCTGGAAACGTGAATAGTCATCCTGATTTACAAGAAGATTTGATCACTACAGTTCTGAACATCTCAATACATGACAGCAATAAAAAGCTAGTGGCAGAAAATCCTATTGTCATTCCTTTACTTATTGAGTCGTTGAAGTTCGGAACGCTTGAAACAAGACGCAATTCTGCTGCTACTCTTTTCACATTATCAGCACTTGATTCAAACAAGGATATTATTGGGAAGGCAGGTGCTTTCAAGCCTTTAGTCGAACTCCTGGATGATGGACAACCGTTGGCCATGAAAGATGCTGCTTCAGCAATTTTTAATCTCAGCATTGTCCATGAAAATAAGGGTAAAGCTGTTTCTGAAGGAACAATAAAGGTGATTATGAAGAAGATCGAAGATCGGATACTCATTGATGAATTATTAGCTATTCTTGCCCTGCTGTCCACTCATCACAAGGCTATTGAGGAGATGGGAGAACTGGGTGCAGTCTTTTGTCTCCTTAGTATTATTAAGGAGGACACAAGTGATCGCAACAAGGAGAACTGCATCGCCATTCTTTACACAATGTGCTATAACGACCGAACAAAGTTGAAAGAGATATGGATAGATGAGAGTACCAATGGGACCATAGCTAATCTTGCCCAAAGCGGGACCTCTAGAGCCAAGAGGAAGGCAAACGGCATTATTGAGCGGCTAGACAGATATCTTTCTCTTGTGCACACTGCTTGA
- the LOC132613837 gene encoding uncharacterized protein LOC132613837 isoform X1 → MMEMEFKRSTGVQIPVFGEWDKANELPITQYFESARQAGLVRHSVEDDLYVVHYQKPHFYAIPNPPHTKTKGDINKKKRCPEQKWTGKVEKARNESGPQRQYTTMKSAQRPTNAKPVDEDLYKIPPHLLPGYKKHKVYKDLIAGSDMDNHVFGNAS, encoded by the exons ATGATGGAAATG GAGTTTAAAAGAAGTACTGGAGTGCAGATTCCAGTATTTGGAGAATGGGACAAGGCAAATGAGCTGCCAATCACCCAGTATTTTGAGTCTGCCAGACAAGCCGGATTGGTTCGCCATTCAGTTGAAGATGATCTTTATGTTGTTCATTACCAGAAACCTCACTTCTATGCCATCCCTAATCCTCCTCACACAAAG ACAAAGGGAGATATTAATAAGAAGAAGAGGTGTCCAGAGCAGAAATGGACAGGTAAAGTAGAGAAAGCAAGGAATGAAAGTGGGCCTCAAAGGCAGTACACAACAATGAAGTCGGCCCAACGGCCCACAAATGCTAAACCTGTGGATGAAGATCTTTACAAAATTCCTCCTCATCTCCTTCCTGGCTATAAGAAA CACAAAGTTTACAAAGATTTGATAGCGGGATCAGACATGGATAATCATGTTTTTGGAAATGCTAGTTAA
- the LOC132613837 gene encoding uncharacterized protein LOC132613837 isoform X3: MMEMIPVFGEWDKANELPITQYFESARQAGLVRHSVEDDLYVVHYQKPHFYAIPNPPHTKTKGDINKKKRCPEQKWTGKVEKARNESGPQRQYTTMKSAQRPTNAKPVDEDLYKIPPHLLPGYKKHKVYKDLIAGSDMDNHVFGNAS; the protein is encoded by the exons ATGATGGAAATG ATTCCAGTATTTGGAGAATGGGACAAGGCAAATGAGCTGCCAATCACCCAGTATTTTGAGTCTGCCAGACAAGCCGGATTGGTTCGCCATTCAGTTGAAGATGATCTTTATGTTGTTCATTACCAGAAACCTCACTTCTATGCCATCCCTAATCCTCCTCACACAAAG ACAAAGGGAGATATTAATAAGAAGAAGAGGTGTCCAGAGCAGAAATGGACAGGTAAAGTAGAGAAAGCAAGGAATGAAAGTGGGCCTCAAAGGCAGTACACAACAATGAAGTCGGCCCAACGGCCCACAAATGCTAAACCTGTGGATGAAGATCTTTACAAAATTCCTCCTCATCTCCTTCCTGGCTATAAGAAA CACAAAGTTTACAAAGATTTGATAGCGGGATCAGACATGGATAATCATGTTTTTGGAAATGCTAGTTAA
- the LOC132613836 gene encoding U-box domain-containing protein 9-like isoform X1, protein MAKISELKRELQRAVNCVIEEDDDDSLEATDQAMQCLCALKDLKLKSLSLPITPPHEFVCPLSKQLIKDPVVLASGQTYDRPFIQKWLKDGNRTCPETKQVLSHSALTPNHLVRKMISQWCLKHKIELPGPSHDEDQDIVTNADRDRLNSLLETLSSSNVPEQKKAAKEVRVLTKQMPSLRAVFGECSDAVNKLLSPLLSGNVNSHPDLQEDLITTVLNISIHDSNKKLVAENPIVIPLLIESLKFGTLETRRNSAATLFTLSALDSNKDIIGKAGAFKPLVELLDDGQPLAMKDAASAIFNLSIVHENKGKAVSEGTIKVIMKKIEDRILIDELLAILALLSTHHKAIEEMGELGAVFCLLSIIKEDTSDRNKENCIAILYTMCYNDRTKLKEIWIDESTNGTIANLAQSGTSRAKRKANGIIERLDRYLSLVHTA, encoded by the exons ATGGCGAAAATCAGTGAACTGAAAAGAGAGTTACAGAGAGCGGTGAATTGTGTAATTGAAGAAGACGATGATGATTCATTAGAAGCTACTGATCAAGCCATGCAGTGTTTGTGTGCTTTAAAAGACTTGAAATTGAAATCTTTGAGTTTACCAATTACACCACCACATGAATTTGTTTGCCCACTTTCCAAACAGTTAATCAAAGACCCTGTTGTTTTGGCGTCTGGTCAG ACATATGACAGACCATTCATTCAAAAGTGGCTGAAAGATGGCAATCGTACCTGCCCCGAAACAAAGCAGGTTCTCTCCCATTCAGCTCTCACCCCGAATCATCTAGTGAGAAAAATGATTTCACAGTGGTGCCTGAAGCACAAAATTGAGCTGCCCGGCCCTTCCCATGATGAGGACCAGGATATAGTCACAAATGCAGACCGAGATCGTTTAAATTCACTGCTTGAGACATTGTCCTCCAGTAATGTCCCGGAGCAGAAAAAGGCTGCAAAAGAAGTTCGGGTGCTGACTAAACAGATGCCATCTTTACGGGCTGTATTCGGGGAGTGCAGTGATGCTGTTAACAAATTGCTAAGTCCTCTCTTGTCTGGAAACGTGAATAGTCATCCTGATTTACAAGAAGATTTGATCACTACAGTTCTGAACATCTCAATACATGACAGCAATAAAAAGCTAGTGGCAGAAAATCCTATTGTCATTCCTTTACTTATTGAGTCGTTGAAGTTCGGAACGCTTGAAACAAGACGCAATTCTGCTGCTACTCTTTTCACATTATCAGCACTTGATTCAAACAAGGATATTATTGGGAAGGCAGGTGCTTTCAAGCCTTTAGTCGAACTCCTGGATGATGGACAACCGTTGGCCATGAAAGATGCTGCTTCAGCAATTTTTAATCTCAGCATTGTCCATGAAAATAAGGGTAAAGCTGTTTCTGAAGGAACAATAAAGGTGATTATGAAGAAGATCGAAGATCGGATACTCATTGATGAATTATTAGCTATTCTTGCCCTGCTGTCCACTCATCACAAGGCTATTGAGGAGATGGGAGAACTGGGTGCAGTCTTTTGTCTCCTTAGTATTATTAAGGAGGACACAAGTGATCGCAACAAGGAGAACTGCATCGCCATTCTTTACACAATGTGCTATAACGACCGAACAAAGTTGAAAGAGATATGGATAGATGAGAGTACCAATGGGACCATAGCTAATCTTGCCCAAAGCGGGACCTCTAGAGCCAAGAGGAAGGCAAACGGCATTATTGAGCGGCTAGACAGATATCTTTCTCTTGTGCACACTGCTTGA